In Vidua chalybeata isolate OUT-0048 chromosome 9, bVidCha1 merged haplotype, whole genome shotgun sequence, a genomic segment contains:
- the TTC4 gene encoding tetratricopeptide repeat protein 4, which translates to MAEAERDGEPGAPAPPRYRGALHPDTWEQELEAIPMFMKRCPAEIDAARQPELACLQSMLFDEERSPAELAGMYKNEGNEYFKEKDYGRAVAAYSEGLRRRCGDAELDAVLLTNRAAAHFHLGNYRSALNDAIQAKKLKPAHLKAIIRGALCHMELKNFVEAIAWCEEGLQIDSTEKKLVEMRAKADKLKRTQERDARKAKVMESKEQCQKEILLAAIKERNIKLVLEPSDEEEEVSDGLAEISLDGFHSGSATGAKVHLDADGNLSWPVLFLYPEHEQTDFTMAFHENSRFIDHLMVMFAELPPWDLEKKYLPNNLELYFEDEEREEMYEVNPEHTLLQVLQHERYFVKAGTPTVLVFAKRSPFSKKYFSGKKVHRL; encoded by the exons ATGGCGGAGGCCGAGCGGGACGGCGAGCCCGGagccccggcgccgccgcggTACCGGGGAGCGCTGCACCCCGACACGTGGGAGCAG gagctggaggccaTCCCCATGTTCATGAAGCGCTGCCCGGCCGAGATCGACGCGGCGCGGCAGCCCGAGCTCGCCTGCCTGCAGTCGATGCTGTTCGACGAGGAGCGGAGCCCCGCAG AGCTGGCCGGGATGTACAAGAACGAAGGGAACGAGTACTTCAAGGAGAAGGACTACGGGAGAGCGGTGGCCGCTTACTCGGAGGGGCTGCGGAGGCGGTGCGGGGACGCCGAGCTGGACGCGGTGCTGCTCACGAACCGGGCGGCTGCACATTTCCACTTGG GTAACTACCGTTCTGCTCTAAATGATGCCATCCAAGCCAAAAAGCTGAAGCCCGCCCATCTCAAAGCCATCATAAGAG GAGCTCTCTGTCACATGGAGCTAAAGAATTTCGTGGAAGCAATAGCATGGTGTGAGGAAGGCTTGCAAATAGACTCAACAGAGAAGAAGCTTGTGGAAATGAGGGCTAAAGCTGACAAATTAAAG CGAACTCAGGAGCGGGATGCCAGGAAAGCAAAGGTGATGGAGAGCAAGGAGCAGTGTCAGAAGGAAATCTTGCTTGCAGCTATAAAG gAAAGAAATATCAAGCTGGTTCTCGAGCCTTCAGATGAAGAAGAGGAAGTGTCAGATGGCCTGGCTGAGATATCCTTGGATGGGTTCCACTCTGGCAGTGCCACGGGGGCAAAGGTGCACTTAGATGCTGATGGCAACCTGAGCTGGCCTGTCCTCTTCCTGTACCCTGAGCACGAGCAGACAGATTTCACCATGGCTTTCCATGAGAACTCCAG GTTTATTGATCATTTAATGGTGATGTTTGCCGAGTTACCTCCTTgggatttagaaaaaaaataccttcccAACAATCTTGAG ctctattttgaagatgaagaaagagaagaaatgtatGAGGTGAACCCAGAGCACACATTGCTACAAGTGCTGCAGCACGAAAG GTATTTTGTAAAGGCCGGGACCCCGACAGTTTTGGTATTTGCCAAGCGTTCTCCTTTCTCTAAGAAATACTTCTCTGGCAAGAAAGTGCATCGACTGTAA
- the TMEM205 gene encoding transmembrane protein 205 has product MKGPVPIQDSLASDTEPSNAIKLLHLLFLSTSWGMQVWVTFVAGFVMSRHLPRHTFGSIQRELFPYYFHISSTCAFLNLTLFAMSHPGERLGEEHTAQIIIFLVCIAASVLNTQWFGRVASDTVAELQLVERRHGLGQEVGLAGSEPRRQLRASNPSYGQLARRFALHHALSSLCNLLCIVCNGLSLHHLAAQLSAL; this is encoded by the exons ATGAAGGGACCCGTCCCCATCCAGGACTCCCTGGCAAGTGACACGGAGCCCTCCAACGCCATCAAACTGCTGcacctgcttttcctctccacCTCCTGGGGAATGCAGGTCTGGGTGACCTTCGTGGCGG GGTTTGTGATGAGCAGGCACCTCCCCCGCCACACCTTCGGCTCCATCCAGCGGGAGCTCTTCCCCTACTACTTCCACATCAGCTCCACCTGTGCCTTCCTCAACCTGACCCTGTTTGCCATGTCCCACCCCGGCGAGCGGCTCGGCGAGGAGCACACGGCCCAG ATCATCATCTTCCTCGTCTGCATCGCCGCCTCGGTGCTGAACACGCAGTGGTTCGGGCGGGTCGCCTCCGACACggtggctgagctgcagctggtggagCGCAGGCacgggctggggcaggaggtggggctggcaggcagcGAGCCCCGCAGGCAGCTCCGCGCCTCCAACCCCAGCTACGGGCAGCTGGCCCGGCGCTTCGCCCTCCACCACGCTCTGTCCTCCCTCTGCAACCTCCTGTGCATCGTGTGCAACGGGCTGAGCCTGCACCACCTGgctgcccagctctctgccctctga